GTCAAAACTTTCTTTAATGGCTTTCTCTCCCCGCGTGTAAGCATGCAGCGAGCGGCTCGAGTGGCTGCTGCCTCACGAAGAGAATCAGCGCGATGTCTTCAAAACACACTCTaagatgaaaagacaaaaaggtttaaacgaaaaaaaaaaaaaaaaaaagaggtctgGTTGCAACCGGATATCCTCTCATGCATGAGACACGATACAGGTAAAACATGCCAGTCagtcaataaataaatgtgagtacacggataaataaataaatacatacgtGGGTCTTTGCATTCAATAAATACTTCTCAACTCTTTTAGAATGAGGTATTAGCTGTAGTACACGTCACACTTACTGGTGAAGCATCATAAATACACATGTCAGCAGAGTGGCGTGCGGTTGCCGGGCTACTGAATCATAAAGTGAAGGTGTTTAATCGGCAAATGAAGGTTATTATGGAGCGATGCAGTCAGAAGCAGGACTGTCTCCATCCCGTCGTACAGCGATCCCCTGGTCTCCAGTATTTCACTCAAAGCCAGAACACCGAGCGCACAAAGTGTGCAGGCACATCGCGCTATTATTTTTTGATTTTGTTCTCCTTTTATTTCACTCTTTTCACTGCTCCTCCCCCGGTTTCTCTCAGCCTCCCTTGGTCCTCCGAGCCGTTAGGACACTTGGCCCCGCAGCCTGGACAGCCTCTGGGAGAGCTCATCCTGTTGACaagccaaacacacacaaaccaggGAAATCACATAACCACCAACAGAGAGAAAATCAAGCCCTCCGACGGCACAGCCAGGGATTAGAATATGTCCAAAACTCCAGTCGAATGAAATCAGACAAAGAAAACAGTGAATGCTGCGAGATGAAACGGGAGGTTTTTGTGAGCTTAAAGAGAGGCCGTGTTTTTAAATTCCACAGACTTTTCTTTCATTGAAAGATTAGGGACTGTTAACTTGCAAAAATCACAGAAAATCCTTACGGGATTAGTTAACGTTTAAAGTCGGCTTAAGAAAAGCCCGAGGCAGCACTCGTCACTGCAAAAAGCCTCAAACTTAGCTTCATTTCTGCGGCGCACTTCCAACGGACGAGCAACCCAAAGGGCCAAACAGAGCAAAGGCAAAGGATTCAAGAACTGAtgtgaaaacagcaggaaaatacTGGAAAAAGTTTAACGAACAGGAAAAAGGTTCAAAGTATACGAGACACATACGAGGATATTGAAATGAAACGTGGAGTTCACAGAAAGATCTGGGAGGTAAGTAGAAGCTCTCGAAAAAAAGAAGCTGAGGAGTTTTAAAGCTATAAAAGCAGAGAGGGGGTCTGACAGTTTGTTCCTCAGCAGAGGAACTGGACACTTAAAAAACTAAGCTAAACTGATATCGCAGTTGTCTCGCCAAAATTGGCTAAACACTTAAAAATGGGcaaatatttctttattaaaccATATTCTCTTTTAAGGATTTTAGGGATTAACGGAAGGTTAGATTATAGGTCTTAAAATAGTCTAAACATCACGTTCAAGAGAGGGCTTTTCCACCACTGGTTCCAGCTAACTTAGAGGCTAATGTTGCGCAGCCAGTTGATAGAAATGCGCTGATCTGATCGAGCACAGAGGTACTGATGAGGGGTAGAGCATCTTTAAACAGTCTAGTTTGGACGGTCTAGAATGCGACAGATGTGTCAACATTTTTATATCATATGGAGCCCCAAATTTGTTGCAACTTCACAAACCCCCTCCTAAAATCTTGAAACCAGAaacgcattaaaaaaaaaaagctgagacgGGGTTTACCAGTGAGTTCTACCGGCGTCCTTTTGACTGGTTTAGGAACTGCAGATACGGACTGTTGcactttttcagaggaatctgtgtcCATTCTTGCTGAATACAATATTTAAGTCTGAGTCAGTCAACAGTCTGTGGTGGCAGTTTTCTGATTCACCTCATATTGCACATGCTATTTTCAACAGGAGgcacatctggactgcaggcaggccaagccacacagctggatgtcatgcagaatgaggtctggtACTGGCCTGTTGAAATCCCTACTTGGTTTCCAGGAAAAGATGTTGCCTTTATGGTCGTATACGTCTCTCCAAAGTGCATGATACACCGCTGCATCAATGGCCGCTTCGCACATACACCGATGCACTCTCTGCCCTGTGTGGTTTTTCTCATCTTTGGCATGTAGAACCAGGACTTCGGTTATTTCCAAAAACACCTGAACcgtggactcatctgaccacagaacacgggttcactgtctttctgtccacctGAGAGGAGTCCGTGTCCAAAGAGCTCGGTGGTGTTTCTGCACTGAGTTGATATAAATCTCTCTCTCTTAGTAGTTTCAGGTTATGTTTCTGGATGCAGAGGTGGACCACGTTGAGTGAAAACTGTTTTCCAAAGACACTCCAGAGCCCACGTGGCGTGACGGTTTCTCCCACCGTGCCTCACAGGTCACCAAGATACACACCGAGGTTTCCCTAAACTCTAAGGGTCTTTTTTACAATGTTTTGTTCTGTAGATGTCAAAAGACCAAACTGCCTGGCAACTTGCGGCTACGACACATCCTTGCTTAGAAAGACGAAGCCTTTGGGGGGGGAcgctccttttatacccaatcctggcACCTTTACCTGTTATCAGTTAAGCTGCTTTTCGTAGAATCTTCAACAAAAAGGGTGTTACTCCTTTATTCCATAAACTTCTCTGTCTTTCTTTGACTCCTTTCGTAACCTTTGAGTACCTTGCTGACATCAAATTTGaaatttgttcatattttctaaatacaattCTGTTCATCAATGAAGATGCTGTAACATTTCGCTGGACCGTATCACGTATTTAACGCACTTCAGAAAACTCCTCAACTTTTCTGGAGACGGGGTTTGTGCATCATTGATGAACTGTTGGTTGACACAGACTTTCACAGATTGGTGAAATTCCCCATCTTTACCTCAGAAAGACTCCGCCTCTCTGTGAGTATCGTACAACCAATCCTCTGTCGAGaggaatcctttttttttttttttaaataacaaccAAGATTTCTCAGGAGTAGCTACTTTTCAACTCAGCTGAGGTGTTTGTTTGTTACCTGCTCCGATGATGCCACAGATGAAGCCAGCGAGGTTGTCTGGCCCGGAGGAAGTTCCAGGTTAAGATCCAGCCTTGATAAAAGTGAGataaaaacatggaaaaagttttatcagaaaaaaacaaaatgaagagaaaaaaaaaagaaaagaaaagtcaccttgacctcacatcttcaaagcaGCCTTGTAGACGGTAGAAGCTGTGAGAACCTTGACTTTGTTACGTTAAATGAAGCTTTATGCACTAGTTTCTCCTTTActtatgtttttctttgttatgttTTTCTTACCCTGCTTCATCGGCCATTTCATGCAACAGTGTATCCACTTCATTCTGGGAACAAAACGATCAAATAAGAATTTAAAGAGAATTCCGTCAAGGGAAACGACGGCGGAAACATTTCTCAGACCTGAGGGGGAAACGGCGTTTGTTACCTGAGGTGTCGTCAGAGTGGTGGTGCTGCTCATCGTGTCTTCCATCTGAGCCGTCTGCACGTCAAGAGTCTCAAACTGGTTTTCAAACTTGTCCATCAGTGCAGATATCTggcagaaagaagaagaagatgatgatgatgatgatgatgatgatgatgacacaCTCCCAGGTGTTGCGTATTGCTTATGGAAAAATGCTGTCCTTCTTTCTACCTTCTCTAAGTTCATGCTTTTCAGTGTAGAATCCATGGACTTGACCACTCCAGACATGGATTTAGAGACCTGGGGAGGAGGTGCAATAAATACATAGTTCAAAAACTAAcaacgtttaatttgacttctttttgttgttgtttttgaggTTAAGAAACAGAGGATATGTACATAAAATCATGAAGTTAAATGGCTTTTGACATGGCAAAAGCTTGAAGTGCTATGTCCTCTTATTTCCACTAGGTGTCACCTTAACTCTTTAAACACAGTTTGTCATTCCCATCTCTCATCCTAAAAGCCTCCCTAATAGGTCGAGGATTAAGAATTAATCTTGTAAAAATGAACCTAGTCTTAGTCGAATAAGCCATAAGCTTTAGTGAAAGATTTTGTTATTAATGCCCTTGCGTTAAGGTTTAATGAGACAGATAGCGACATGCAGAGGTGCTTGCAGGTGGTTTTCAGTGATACAACCTCACGTCCTTCAAACATTTCTGCCCACGTTATCAAGTTCAACTCTCTGAAATGGCACCTGTCCTACAGAGAACTTCAACTACAGCAATATGAAAAGAGGCCGCCTCTGTCACACGAGGGCCAAGTTAACAGCATACGCTCTGAAGCTCATCTAATGACTTCATTGGTAACTGGTGTCTCCGTGTTTGTTTGTGAGACCTTTTAGTAGACAGCGAAGTGGTTGAGCACTGCAGCTTTTTCTGGGGGTAAGATTTGattttttacataaaaacatttaaaaaaaaaaagaaaacaaccgTAAACGCATGGTAAATTAAGAGTaagaagggaaaaagaaaataaagaatcgGACCTATATCGATTGTAGATGCTAGAGTTAATCATTTTTCAACAACTATTTGATGAAATAGATGACTGacgacatggaaaaaaaaaagccatacaTTCAGACCATTAGAACTACTTCTATGTAAAAGTCATATCATTTCTACCTCTGTTTCAGAACCGCAGGCTGCAAATCTTAAGATGTCCACGAAGGAAGCAGTTTCGTTAAAAACCAATGACTTTTGAGCTTGAGGTCACAAGTTAAGTCCCTGACAATGAGGTTCAATGACCTGAGATCAAATCCATCCCAGCTCTTGCCCCCTAATTACATCTTTCTCCAATTAGAATCTAAAAGAGTGCCCAAAGCATAATTATATGCGACATACTTACATGACGGACCTGGCTTGAGATATAATATAGGAAACCTGACAATGGCTTCCAATTATTTCTACCTTGAAAAATGAATGTGtgactttggtaaaaaaaaaaaaaaaaaaaaaaaagt
Above is a genomic segment from Odontesthes bonariensis isolate fOdoBon6 chromosome 13, fOdoBon6.hap1, whole genome shotgun sequence containing:
- the LOC142397212 gene encoding charged multivesicular body protein 1b-like encodes the protein MSKMEKHLFNLKFAAKELQRNSKKCVKEEKAEKTKVKQAIQKGNMEAARIHAENAIRQKHQSINFLRMSARVDAVASRVQTAVTMNQVSKSMSGVVKSMDSTLKSMNLEKISALMDKFENQFETLDVQTAQMEDTMSSTTTLTTPQNEVDTLLHEMADEAGLDLNLELPPGQTTSLASSVASSEQDELSQRLSRLRGQVS